A stretch of Chionomys nivalis chromosome 26, mChiNiv1.1, whole genome shotgun sequence DNA encodes these proteins:
- the Gulp1 gene encoding PTB domain-containing engulfment adapter protein 1 isoform X1 — MNRAFSRKKDKTWMHTPEALSKHYIPYNAKFLGSTEVEQPKGTEVVRDAVRKLKFARHIKKSEGQKIPKVELQISIYGVKILEPKTKEVQHNCQLHRISFCADDKTDKRIFTFICKDSESNKHLCYVFDSEKCAEEITLTIGQAFDLAYRKFLESGGKDVETRKQIAGMQKRSSRGSRCWIQDLETENMELKNKVQDLENRLRISQVSSSPAGSVTVKSPSTDIFDMVPFSPISHQSPTPTRNGTQLPPVPSRSAEIQRDLFGAEPFDPFNCGAGDFPPDIQSKLDEMQEGFKMGLTLEGTVFCLDPLDSRC; from the exons TTTCTTGGCAGCACAGAAGTGGAGCAGCCAAAGGGGACAGAAGTCGTGAGAGATGCTGTGAGGAAGCTGAAG tTTGCAAGACACATCAAGAAATCAGAAGGCCAGAAGATTCCTAAAGTTGAATTGCAAATATCAATTTACGGAGTAAAAATTCTTGAACCCAAAACAAAG GAAGTCCAACATAACTGCCAGCTTCATAGAATATCGTTCTGCGCAGATGACAAAACCGACAAGAGGATCTTCACTTTCATATGCAAAGATTCCGAGTCAAATAAACATTTGTGTTATGTATTTGACAGCGAAAAGTGT GCTGAAGAAATAACATTAACAATTGGTCAAGCATTTGATCTGGCATACAGGAAATTTCTAGAATCTGGAGGGAAAGATGTGGAAACAAGAAAGCAGATTGCTGGGATGCAGAAGAGA agcagcagaggcagcagatgcTGG ATCCAAGATTTAGAAACCGAAAATATGGAacttaaaaataaagttcaaGATTTAGAAAACCGGTTGAGAATAAGTCAAGTGTCATCTTCTCCA GCCGGCAGTGTCACCGTGAAATCTCCTTCCACTGACATCTTCGATATGGTTCCCTTTTCCCCAATATCACACCAGTCTCCCACGCCTACTCGCAATGGCACACAGCTCCCACCAGTACCTAGCAGATCTGCTGAAATCC AACGGGACCTTTTTGGAGCTGAACCTTTTGACCCATTTAACTGTGGAGCAGGGGACTTCCCTCCAGATATTCAGTCCAAATTAGATGAGATGCAG GAGGGGTTCAAAATGGGATTAACTCTTGAAGGAACGGTATTTTGTCTCGACCCGTTAGACAGCAGGTGCTGA
- the Gulp1 gene encoding PTB domain-containing engulfment adapter protein 1 isoform X2, whose protein sequence is MNRAFSRKKDKTWMHTPEALSKHYIPYNAKFLGSTEVEQPKGTEVVRDAVRKLKFARHIKKSEGQKIPKVELQISIYGVKILEPKTKEVQHNCQLHRISFCADDKTDKRIFTFICKDSESNKHLCYVFDSEKCAEEITLTIGQAFDLAYRKFLESGGKDVETRKQIAGMQKRIQDLETENMELKNKVQDLENRLRISQVSSSPAGSVTVKSPSTDIFDMVPFSPISHQSPTPTRNGTQLPPVPSRSAEIQRDLFGAEPFDPFNCGAGDFPPDIQSKLDEMQEGFKMGLTLEGTVFCLDPLDSRC, encoded by the exons TTTCTTGGCAGCACAGAAGTGGAGCAGCCAAAGGGGACAGAAGTCGTGAGAGATGCTGTGAGGAAGCTGAAG tTTGCAAGACACATCAAGAAATCAGAAGGCCAGAAGATTCCTAAAGTTGAATTGCAAATATCAATTTACGGAGTAAAAATTCTTGAACCCAAAACAAAG GAAGTCCAACATAACTGCCAGCTTCATAGAATATCGTTCTGCGCAGATGACAAAACCGACAAGAGGATCTTCACTTTCATATGCAAAGATTCCGAGTCAAATAAACATTTGTGTTATGTATTTGACAGCGAAAAGTGT GCTGAAGAAATAACATTAACAATTGGTCAAGCATTTGATCTGGCATACAGGAAATTTCTAGAATCTGGAGGGAAAGATGTGGAAACAAGAAAGCAGATTGCTGGGATGCAGAAGAGA ATCCAAGATTTAGAAACCGAAAATATGGAacttaaaaataaagttcaaGATTTAGAAAACCGGTTGAGAATAAGTCAAGTGTCATCTTCTCCA GCCGGCAGTGTCACCGTGAAATCTCCTTCCACTGACATCTTCGATATGGTTCCCTTTTCCCCAATATCACACCAGTCTCCCACGCCTACTCGCAATGGCACACAGCTCCCACCAGTACCTAGCAGATCTGCTGAAATCC AACGGGACCTTTTTGGAGCTGAACCTTTTGACCCATTTAACTGTGGAGCAGGGGACTTCCCTCCAGATATTCAGTCCAAATTAGATGAGATGCAG GAGGGGTTCAAAATGGGATTAACTCTTGAAGGAACGGTATTTTGTCTCGACCCGTTAGACAGCAGGTGCTGA